One genomic window of Manihot esculenta cultivar AM560-2 chromosome 16, M.esculenta_v8, whole genome shotgun sequence includes the following:
- the LOC110603256 gene encoding uncharacterized mitochondrial protein AtMg00810-like produces the protein MHPPASYSKASPRQVCLLKRSLYGLKQASRQWNLEFTSFIQSLGFVRSVHDNCLFTQDDNGTFIILLIYLDDVIISGNSVPTIDQIKSALHCKFTIKDLGHLKYFLGLEIARSASGTLISQRKFISDVLGDTGMLHAKNTSIPLPKGLNLNPSTGDLLSEPDKYRRLIGRLLYINITRPDISFAVHYLSQFISNPRKSHWDAACHVLRYLKTYLAKGLYFSATSNLSNISAYCDADWATCSFSRQSVTGFCVFLGGSLISWKTKKQKIVSKSFAEAEYRSMGVVMCELLWISYILKDLRVNVQFPVSLQCDNQAAIHIANNLVIHERTKHLDIDCHLVREQLQKGFVAPVYMSSSSQLADVFTKPLTTPQHQFFISKLHLVALPPDPT, from the coding sequence ATGCATCCTCCTGCAAGTTACTCCAAAGCTAGTCCGAGACAAGTTTGCTTGTTAAAACGATCACTCTATGGTTTAAAGCAGGCTTCTCGACAATGGAACTTGGAGTTCACATCTTTTATCCAGTCCTTGGGCTTTGTTCGGTCAGTACATGATAATTGTCTTTTCACACAGGATGACAATGGTACATTCATTATCCTGCTAATCTATTTAGATGATGTCATTATAAGTGGTAATTCTGTACCTACCATTGATCAGATTAAAAGTGCCTTACATTGCAAATTTACTATTAAAGATCTTGGTCATCTGAAATATTTTCTTGGTTTAGAAATTGCTAGATCTGCTTCTGGTACTCTCATCAGTCAAAGGAAATTTATCTCTGATGTTTTAGGTGATACCGGCATGTTACATGCTAAGAATACTTCTATTCCTCTACCCAAAGGTTTGAATCTTAATCCTTCTACTGGTGATTTACTTTCTGAGCCTGATAAATATAGGCGGCTAATTGGCAGGTTGCTATACATTAACATTACTAGACCTGACATTAGCTTTGCAGTTCATTATCTCAGTCAATTTATATCAAATCCTAGAAAGTCCCATTGGGACGCCGCCTGCCATGTCTTAAGATATCTTAAGACTTACCTAGCTAAGGGATTATATTTTTCTGCTACATCCAACTTATCTAATATTTCCGCTTATTGTGATGCAGATTGGGCTACTTGTTCTTTCTCTAGGCAATCTGTTACTGGTTTTTGTGTTTTTTTAGGAGGTTCTCTTATCAGCTGGAAAACCAAGAAACAGAAGATAGTTTCCAAATCCTTTGCCGAAGCTGAATATCGAAGCATGGGAGTTGTCATGTGTGAGCTTTTATGgatttcatatatattaaaagactTACGAGTTAATGTGCAATTTCCTGTTTCTTTGCAGTGTGATAACCAAGCAGCCATTCATATAGCTAACAATCTCGTTATTCATGAAAGAACCAAGCATCTTGACATAGATTGTCATCTGGTCAGAGAACAACTCCAAAAAGGTTTTGTTGCTCCTGTTTACATGTCGTCCTCTTCTCAGCTTGCGGATGTTTTCACTAAACCATTGACCACTCCACAACACCAATTTTTTATCTCCAAGTTGCATCTGGTTGCTTTGCCCcctgatccaacttga